A segment of the Gallus gallus isolate bGalGal1 chromosome 17, bGalGal1.mat.broiler.GRCg7b, whole genome shotgun sequence genome:
CACTAAAGACAATAAGTCTGAAAGTATGCAGTGTAATTAAAGGGTTTTTATAGTAGCTTAGTTAATAGCCTTTTCCATGGTGATCCAAACCTATTTCCTCACAAATGAACTTAAGAAGCAGTGAGATtcaaataatcttttttcttctgccttccagATGCAACTGCTATCAGTGTTGGCTGTCACTGGTATGCATGAGTAGCAGTTGGGCTGATGATCTTACTGTGACGATAGATGTGTAGTAattgaagttttatttctgtaaattacTGATTCTTTCATGTTAACTTTCTCTGCAAAGTACcatcgattttttttttttttttttttttttttgtctctagAACCTGAGGAAaggctaaaaatattttcctgtagtTCTCATCCTTCAAATGTAAACACTTACTACTAAGAAGTTTAATTTTGTTGAAGAGGGGTGAAAAACTCTTTGAATATACTGAAATGTTctgaggatttttattttttgttgatttaaaatactatttttttcatggaaCCATTGCATCATCTTTTTTAATAGGGACTAAGCCTCTTTGAATTTAAGAATCCTTCAATCTACAGGCCACTTCTTATTGGTGTGATTCTGATGTTTCTCCAGCAAGTAACAGGCATTAATGCAGTTATGTTTTATGCAGAAACAATCTTTGAAGATGCAAACTTCCAGGTAATCAGAGTGTGATGTCAAATTTCTATAGTTTCAGCTTAGTTGGTGCTGAataattacagaatatgtaaCACACTGACTTGATATTGATCCTGTCTGCATCATAAGTAACAGAGTTTGAGTGTTCATGGttgtcttctgttttaaattataGATACCCTCTTAACTGTGTTACTCTGGCATACATGAATGttactggattttttttgtggGGAAGTAAATTGTGTCTGAAACTTTGATATGGATAGAAATCTTTATTATAGTCATCCTcataatgtatatatttttaaaatacagttacaAATTCAGTGCTTCAGGAAAAGTCAGACACTAGGGGGAAGTTGTGGTTTATAAATAACTTACTAAGATACCAATATGTTATGTTAATTAATGTGGAtgtctttattattttatttttatgtattccTAGATAATTTATGTTGTACAGTTTTTCTCATTCCAGAGTTAAGAAACAAATGCATCTGTAATGCCTGATAAATGATCCCATTATCAGCCTGAAAGACCAAATTCTTCTCCCTGTCTCCTACTTTATTTCAGGACAGCAGAATGGCTTCTGTTGTTGTGGGTTTCATACAAGTATGTTTCACTGCTGTGGCTGCACTTATCATAGataaaactggaagaaaagtgctgctTTATGTGTCTGGTAAAATAACTTACTTTTGTTCCATGAGAAGAAATATGTAGAGTACCAAAAAGTGTTGGAACTACTGGGGGAATTAAGTattacaatttatttatttcaagtgctttgttttgtaagtGGATTATAACTGATGGCTTAAAACCTGATTCATAAGAGAACATGGTCATGTTATATGTACTTTGTAGGCTGAACTCCTTGAAACTACTTACAGCtatctttttgtctttttaccAGGCTGATTTTTACTTTGGACAAATGATTGATAGTTGACACATTGCACACTCAGTAGTAATGACTGCTGTAAAGACTGGTTTAATTTGTGTGTGGAATGACTGACGTCTTTCATTCTTGTTTAGGCTAATGTTTATTTCCAATAACATATTTTTAGAAACACTTCTGCTAGAGCCTGCATATCTTGCATTTAGCTCTCAGAAAGAAGAGTACCTAAGCAACTATCATTGACAGCTTAGTTATTGCTTACTTTTCAGGGATGATCATGGCTCTCAGTACTGCGCTGTTTGGGTTTTACTTTAAAATGGTCCTTCCAAATGGGAACAACTCATCAAATACTGATCTGTGGTTCACTTTAAATTCAGTAACTCCAGGAACAGATACTAGACTATCCTGGCTTGCAGTGGTAAGCCTAGGACTCTTTGTTGCTGGTAAGTAGAACAGGCTTCTAAGTAAATAtttgtcaacggtttaagggctggtccggcccggttccgcgactagtggggcggcgggatttcgcaaaatccgtgcctccaggaagggaaacgggggaccccaaaataattaaaaacagcggcaatgatctgaggagaaacaaactaatttactaaatatagtatcagaatgtaagataacacactattatacaatataaaaaaaacaataattgagagagagattgtctgagagccaaaggccttatgctagtactgaagccttgcgtgcagtcgggagcagcagtagcgagccgatctgacagggaacacggcgagacgagaagagagGGGctgagtcagatgacctgcgcccttatatctgttcccttgagcaggaatgataacagtactcaaaaaggctcttggggaacgtagttcttcttttccagacaggtacccggaactaaagcatttgctctttaactcccagtacactgcatgatgttgtgatgtggaatactgataaccaaaaatcataaaaccatgacattatTACATGAAACTTGGACTTTCTGTTGAATGTGACAGACTTGTTCCATTTTTCTCACATTGTTGAAAAAATGGAGCTATGTTTGACACAGCTTTTTAGTGTATTTGACAAACTGATGCTGATCATTCACAACCTTTGTGATAAAGCAAGAAGCTAAATAGTTAAGCCAgtgttctgcaaaataaatttataCCTCCTTGTGTTGATACTAAATAGTAATTGCTCAGGTTGAATAACTTGACAGCCACTAATGCGAGAAAAAGGTCTCTGGTAGTATCTAAGCCAAACTGAATTCTGTGATAAATCACGACAGCAGCAAGttagaaacaaaattaatttttaagttgACTACTTCAGAAACTTATTAAGAAATCTTGCTTGTTAAGAATCCTTATGCTTAATTTGACTTAAAGTGCGCTAGCGGTTAGCATGCTCCCCTAAAATAACGTACTCTCGTAGCATTGTTTTCCTGACATTCTCCCCTTTGAAATATACCTAacttgcaattattttcttctttttgtacTGATAGGTTTTGCCCTTGGCTGGGGTCCAGTTCCATGGCTGGTAATGTCTGAAATCTTCCCACTTAAAGCAAGGGGTGTATCAAGCAGTGCCTGTGTGTTAACAAACTGGGTTATGGCCTTTCTGGTGACCAAGGAATTTCACGATTTTATAGTAAGCACCATAAATCAAAATCCAACACTTATTTTTATATAGAAACCTATGAATGATGCTCCCAATACAGCGTTGGGCCACAGTCTTCTTCAGCAGTATATACAGATTGTGGTTGTAGGGTGGTGACTTAtactgcttttgttgttttctcccTGCCTTAGGGTTTCTTAACATCCTATGGGACATTCTGgctcttctctgccttctgctgcctcAGCGTGACTTTTGCAGCCTTTTATGTTCCTGAAACAAAAGGGCGGACCCTGGAACAGATTGAGGCGTACTTCAGGAAATCTTAAATCTCAGACTTTTGCTGATATGAAACCTTTACAACATTATTGGTGGTGCTATTGCTAAAACTAACTGTAGCATGTGGTAGAGAGTCACACAACTTCCTATACAATTGTTTTAATGAATTTTGTAAAatctacctttttttcccctcccccaaAAATCTATAGGAATTTGCATGCACTTGATTATCACTGCATACTCTCTGTAGTATATGTTCCTTGTGTAGGTCATGGACATAATATTTTTTGCAATGCGCATGCGCCAGGCCCGAGAACGCACGGTACATATACAGTGCGCAAGCGCCACCACGTAGGCGTGACTGCGCATGAGCAAGGGCCGAGCGGGGATTGCGCATGCCCCAGTTCGCACACTGGACTGCGCATGGGCCAAATCTGAGAAAGCGCTGAAAATGTGCCAGCGCCGGGAGCGTACTGCGTATGCGCTACCTTGGAGACAGCACTGAGCATGCGCCAGAGCCGAGAACATAGTGCGCAGGTGCAAGGTGAGAGACtggactgcgcatgcgccatCCTGGAGCCCGCACTACGCAAGGGCAATCTTCGAGAAAGCACTCCGCATGCGCTAACGGGGAGGCAGCAATGCCTAAACGCCAAATCCCAGAGAAAAGTGCGCATGCACCAGCTCCGAGAAAGCAATGCGCATGCGCTAGCTCCGAGAAAGAACTGCGTATGCGCAAGCTTCTAGCCTGACGTGCGCATGTACTAGTCTTGAGAAAGCAATGCGCATGAGCCAGCTCAGAGAAATGCACTGCCCATGCGCGATGTAGAGCCGACAGCGTGCCACTTGGAGAGGGAATTCGGCATGCGCAACCTCGGAGACTCCACTGTGCATGCAGCAGCGGCGAGGCAGCACTGCCCATACGCCCTATCCGAGGCCGCAGTGCGCATGCTACAGCTTCGAGAGTGCACAGCGCAGGCGCGACCTACGTGACCAGAATGTGCATGCGCCTCCTTCGAGACTGGACTGCGGATGCGCCAGCTCCGGGTAGATAATGCGCATGCGCCAGCATCGAGAGTCACTACACATGCGCCAGGTCGGAGGGCGAAGTGCGCATGCGCCACAATTTAAAACGCACTACTCATGAACCAGCTGACAGAACATACTGCGCACTCTGCAACGCGGAGCCCGGATGACACATGCGCTTGTGCCGAGCCCAGACAGCGCATGCGCTGCTTCCATAACCGAACTACGTATGCAGTAGCTTGGAGATAGGACTCCAATCGGATCGGAAACTGCGAGTAGGCACGCGCAAACCAGTCTCGGAACAAGCGCGTGCGTACTACAGTCTAGGACCTGGCGCATGCGCAGAACGAAGTCCGACCTGCGGCATGCGCACTCTTCCCGGATACAGCGCATGCGCGGTCTGGCCTCGACAAACGCGCGTGCGTAGTCCGGTCTCCGAATCGGAGCATGCGCAGTACGTTCGGCCAGCTGGCACATGCGCAATGCCTTCTGAACAGGTGCATGCGCAGATCGGTCTCGGACCTGGCGCGTGCGCAGTACGAACTCCGAGGTGGGGCACGCGCAGGACAATCCAACATACAACGCATACGTTCCCAAGCCCCGACAAACGCGCGTGCGAATTCCAATCTCCGAGTTAGACCATGCGCAGTACGTACTCCCACCTGGCGCATGCGCAATGTATTCTCAAAGGTGCTGCATGCGCAGGTCGGTCTCGGAAAAGGCGCGTGCGCACTGCCGTCCCAaagctggcgcatgcgcagtacGAACACCGAGCTGAGGCATGCGCAGAACAATCCCAGATActgcgcatgcgcagtcccaCCTCGACAAACGCGCGTGCGCAGTCCGGTCTCTGAGTTAGGGCATGCGCAGTACATTCTGCCATTTGGCGCATGCGCAAAGCATTCTAAAATGTGGCGCATGCGCAGATTGATCTCGGAGCAAGCGCGTGTGCAGTGCTGACTCTGACCTGGCGCAGGCGCAGTATGAGCACCGAGCTCGGGCATGGGCAGACAGATCCCATATACTGTGCATGTGCGTCCTGGACCAGAAAGACAAGCATGCGTAAACTGGACTCAGAGTCGGAGCATGCGCAATACGTTCTCTTACCTGACGCATGCGCAAAGCATTCTAAACTGTGGCGCATGGGCAGATCGCTCTCGGAGCATGCGCGTGCGCAGTGCTTTCTCGGACCTGGCACATGCACAGTACGAAAACCGATCTGAGGCATGCGCACACAAATACCGGATAGTGCGCATGCGCTGTCTCGCCTCGAAAAA
Coding sequences within it:
- the SLC2A8 gene encoding solute carrier family 2, facilitated glucose transporter member 8 isoform X4 is translated as MAAEESQYLLAHRTSDAYLRVQNKKLYLATFAAVLGPLSFGFVLGYSSPAIPELRKIDNPKLRLDSNQASWFGVYISEISHTDVRGMLGSFVQLMVVTGILGAYIAGLTLKWHWLAVLCSFPPCVMLLFMLFMPETPRFLLDQKKRAEAIAALQFLRGPYVDHEWECRQIEANVEEEDSRMASVVVGFIQVCFTAVAALIIDKTGRKVLLYVSGMIMALSTALFGFYFKMVLPNGNNSSNTDLWFTLNSVTPGTDTRLSWLAVVSLGLFVAGFALGWGPVPWLVMSEIFPLKARGVSSSACVLTNWVMAFLVTKEFHDFIGFLTSYGTFWLFSAFCCLSVTFAAFYVPETKGRTLEQIEAYFRKS
- the SLC2A8 gene encoding solute carrier family 2, facilitated glucose transporter member 8 isoform X3: MAAEESQYLLAHRTSDAYLRVQNKKLYLATFAAVLGPLSFGFVLGYSSPAIPELRKIDNPKLRLDSNQASWFGVYISEISHTDVRGMLGSFVQLMVVTGILGAYIAGLTLKWHWLAVLCSFPPCVMLLFMLFMPETPRFLLDQKKRAEAIAALQFLRGPYVDHEWECRQIEANVEEEGLSLFEFKNPSIYRPLLIGVILMFLQQVTGINAVMFYAETIFEDANFQDSRMASVVVGFIQVCFTAVAALIIDKTGRKVLLYVSGMIMALSTALFGFYFKMVLPNGNNSSNTDLWFTLNSVTPGTDTRLSWLAVVSLGLFVAGFALGWGPVPWLVMSEIFPLKARGVSSSACVLTNWVMAFLVTKEFHDFIGFLTSYGTFWLFSAFCCLSVTFAAFYVPETKGRTLEQIEAYFRKS